The following nucleotide sequence is from Vanrija pseudolonga chromosome 4, complete sequence.
TCGTCAACAAACTGGTCCGTCAGCTTACAGCTCTACATAGGCGTCCACTCACCGGCTCCGCGCCCTTGTCACCAAGGACGCCCTCCCAGTCCCAGACCTCGGACCAAAAGTCGCCGCGGTGCTCGATCGACCACTTGAGGAGGTCCTCATACGTCTCGAGCTTGAGGCCGTACTTTTGAGCGACCTTTTCGCGGAGGAGGGTCGACTGGGCGCGCTCTGGGTGCGCTGGGAGCCAGAGGAGATCAGAGTCGACAGCTGCAGTGGTGGTCATGATGGCAGATGATGTGAAGAGAGCAACTGATTGGTGCTCGTCGTTTTGGATTGCGAGGGGTGTGCCGAGTGTTCCGCTCCTTCTCCGCTTGTCGGTCACCTGTGCGTCTCGCGACTCACTTTGGGTGTTCTGCGCGCATCGGAGCTCAGACGACGGgggggctgggcgggctggTGGGGTTGTCCCGTGGGGTGCTGCTTGCCTTGGGAGATTGCAAGGCACTGGCACTCCGAGCCGAAAGCGAGCGTCCGGCTACCTGGGCCGGATCATGCCGAACACCGTCCTCCACGGGCCTCGGCCGAGAGCGGGGAACCACATTTGTAATCAAACTGTAATGCAGGGCGTGCTTTAATTAGGAAACCAGTGTTCATTAGTAAATCCATTAAGCGAGGCTCCCACATCGCAGTCGGTTGCCATGTCGTGACTTTGGTTCCGCACTCAACGTCACCATGCGGTCACCTGTTGGAAGGTGGAGGGAAACTGCGTCAAGATTAGTTGCTGGAGGAGCCactcgacgaccacctcgacgtcctcgacaccACTTGATCGCGGCCCAGTTCAACCACACAAGACTATTTCACTCATCGCCGCATTGCCTACTCCTCCACACGCTGCCCAGAATGTCCTTCTCCGAGCTCTACCGTCAAAAGGTGCCCGCGCCCCAGGACACTGACCAGTCCACCCTCTCAAACTACAAGGATATtcgcaccacccacaccgaCCTTGAGTGGGAGATCGACTGGGACCGCAAGGTCTTTGGCGGAAATGCTGTTGTCAGCCTCGAGGCGACCGCTGACAAGGTCGATGAGGTCATCCTCGACACCAGCTtcctcgacgtcaagggCGTCGAGATTGCCGGCAAGGCTGCTGTGAGTAGGCAAGGACACGACTGAAAGCTAACCCCCTATAGGAGTGGAGCCTGGACAACCATATCGAGGTCATGGGCCAGGCGCTCCATGTCAAGCTGCCCAAGGCGCTGACCAAGGGCGAGGTGAGAAGGGAGCTGGTGAGAggagctgacgccagactGTCGATATCACCGTCGTCTACTCTACCACCCCTCAATGCACTGCTGTCGGATGGCTGAACCCAAAGTAAGTTACCAGAAGTGATGATGCACTTGGCACGGCCCCGTCGTTTGGCAACCCTAACACACCCCAGCCAGACCAAGAGCGGCAAGTACCCCTACCTCTACTCGCAGAGCCAGGCGATTCACGGCCGCTCGATGATTCCGTGCCAGGACACTCCGGCTATCAAGGCAACCTACGCGTCGCGTGTGACGTCAACCCTCCCGGTCCTCATGTCGGGTCTCCGTCAGAGCCCCCCTCCTGAGGCGCCTCTCGAGCTTGGCAAGAAGATTGAGTATGTCTACGACCAGGTGCGTTCCAGCTAGATTtgcctccttggccttggcgataTCTAACCACTCAGCCCGTTGCGATCCCCTCGTACCTCATCGCCATTGCCTCTGGCGAGGTCCTCTACAAGGCCTTTGCGGATATCAAGGGCCGTAACTGGCGCACTGGTGTCTGGACCGAGCCTGAGACCATGAAGGCCGCTTACTGGGAGTTTGAGGAGGACACGGCCAAGCAGGTTGCTACTGCCGAGGACCTCACCTCGGCCTACCGTTTCGGCGTCTATGACTTCCTCATTCTTCCCGACTCGTTCCCCTATGGCGGTAGGTCAGGATCGAGGTTTGAAAGCTGAACAGTCCAGGCATGGAGAACTGCTGCTTGACCTTTGCTACCCCGACCCTCATCGCTGGTGACCGCTCGCTCGTTGATGTTATTGCCCACGAGATCAGCCACGTGAGTCATCCAGTGAAGATGTGCTGACCGCTCAGTCCTGGTTTGGCAACTCGATTGGCTGCGCTTCGTGGGGCCACTTTTGGCTCAATGAGGGCTGGACCACCTACCTCGAGCGTCTCATCATTGGCAAGCTCCAGGGCGAGGAGTCTCGTCAGCTGTGAGTGACGAGGTAAATGCAGAGAGCTCACAAACCAGGTCTTTCATTATTGGCCGTGTCGGTCTCAAGGAGTCACTCAAGGGCTATGAGAATGAGCCTCGCTTCCAGCGCCTTCTTCCTGACCTGAAGAAGCATGAGGACCGTGAGTGGCCCACCGATGGCACAACTGACGATCTAGCCGACGATGCCTTTAGCCAGGTTCCATACGAGAAGGGCTCCAACTTCCTTCTGTATCTCGAGCGCACTGTCGGTGGTCTGGAGCACTTCCTTCCCTACATGAAGGACTATGTCAAGACATTCACCAACACTTCGATCACAACTGGCCAGTGGCGTGACCATCTGTTCGACTTTTTCGGGCgccagccggccggcgaggagtACCTCCGAAAGCTTGGTCAGGTTGACTTTGATGAGGTAGGTGCAGACGGTGGGTGGGCGCTGATGCAGTAGTGGCTGCACGGagacggcctcgacctctgcGTCGATGTTCAGTACGACGAGTCTCTGGCCAAGCCGTGCAACGAGCTCGCAGGTCGTTGGGAAAAGGCACTCAAGGGGACCGACTTCTCCCAGTTCACGGCCAAGGATGTGGCCCACTTTTCATCCACCCAGAAGACTGtcttcctcgacaagctcggtgAGGCCGCCGGAGCGTtcacgccggcggccgcaAAGGCTTTGGACCAGGCCTACACCTTGAATAACCAAGACAATGCGGAGATCAAGCTCCGCTTCTACAAGATCGTCCTCAAGAGTGGCCCGGAGTATGCCGAGAGTGCCGCCGGTGGGTCACACTTTTGACCGTAGGTTGAGTTTGGGGCTGACGAGGACGCTAGAATGGGTCGTTACCAAGGGTCGCATGAAGTTCTGTCGCGTAAGTATCTCGTTTGGCATCCGTTGGACGTGTTGAGTGAGCATACTGGTGGGCAAGGCCTTGCTCGCCGCGCAACCCCAAACTCTACATTCTGGGTGCGGTGTGGGGGAGGTGGCTGTCACCTCCTCCCATGTGAACTCCATCTGCGTCGTTGCGACAACTTCGCGTATCGCTAAACCCAAATCCTTAGCCAATCTTCCGTCTGTTGAACGAGCAAGCGCCTGAACTCGCCCGCAACACCTTTACGGAACATGCGGCCTTCTACGTGAGTTTTCGCGACTAGTGGTGCCCATACTTTGCCGGGTGACGGACAAGGGCGAATGCCGAACGGCTTCGGTCATGCCGTCTCCGTCCGTCCGTCCGATCCGTGTAAAGTTGGGAGCTACGCGTCCATTCACGCTTTGGTGGGCGGCATACAATTTGTGACTGGTGGAACACAAAGTTTTGTGGGCAACATGTCGCTGACCTTCATTCCTCGCTTTGCGTTACGATAAACAGCACCCTATCGCGCGCAAGATGATTGCGAAGGATCTCGGCATCGAGCTCTAGACGGGTGTCGTAATCGTCGGTTGAAGCGCTGCCGTCGCGTGGGGGGTGCAAATAACAAGGTTTGACCACaaacgccgccgcgtgctgggcgctgggcgtATGTAGACCATGCCGGGGATCCCGATGCTTGGTTGGTATCATTCCAGGGCTGTTCCTGGCCTGGGTTCCGGTTGATAAAAACGACCTTAGTCAAGGCGCCCCCCTGCCAAGTttggtggcgggggcggtgaAAGAAACTGGGTTTGGTAGCGAAAGGCATGAAAGAACTGGGTTCGCTAGCGAGAGGCGTGATGCATTGAGGCAAGTGAACTGTAAATGCGAAGGGTGTTGCGCGCGACAAGTCGCGTGAACAGAGCGTGTGCAGCAGGCTCGTGACAAAAAAGGTCGTGACATGTAGCGTCAACTAAGGAACACAAGCAGAGCGAGAGAGCAAGGGCATCCAAATCTACAATAGCACGCGAAAAGGTGCTAGGGGGTGACAGCGCGTACGGGGAATACCAGACTTGTAGTAATTGCTGTATGGTACAGATGTAGTAATGGTAcaggcggcgagcgagcgatgGTACAGCTTGCGAGGCAAGAGAGGGCGGTGCAAAGAGTTGCCCGAGGAGAATCAAGGTCCataggaggaggaggaggagagtcGGGTTTCACTAGGCCACCAGGCCGAGACCTAGCCAGGCTTATGCCCGGTGGCGGCTGATTGTGCGACACAAAAGGAGGTGTCGGAGGCGTGCAGGCGGATGGCGTCGGCCGGATTTGTTGTATGTTGGCTATTGGACAATGTACTCGTCCCAGGGCGATGGCGCATGTACAacgggtggggcggcgggggcggcggcgtaaaGCGGGGGCATGTAGTGTGCGTAAGTGGCTGGCGAGACGCCGTAGGGGCCCTgggctgcagcagctgcggagtctggcggaggaggcgccaCGGCGTACTGTGCGGGGAAGTATGGGTGACCAGGCTGATCAGCGCCAGTCCCGAGAGGCGCCGGaacggctgccgccgccgccgcgccgccgccggccgccatCGATGCCTGCTCGCCGTATGCTCCCGCTgaggtggcggtgggcgcCGGGGCGCCGGAGGTAGCGGAAGGGTCTGCACCTGCTGCCAAGTGatagtgctgctgctgctgttgctgctgctgctggagaCGAGAAGCAGAGCCATACGAGGGTGGCGGTGTCGTAACGGGCGCAACGAGgccctgctgctgttggagctgctggtggtgctggagGGGCGAGACGCCATAGACCGGGAAGGCGGTGGGGGACACGAGGCCGCCCCTGGCACTGTACGACGCGCCACCAACGT
It contains:
- the YALI0F00396g gene encoding Leucine aminopeptidase 2 is translated as MSFSELYRQKVPAPQDTDQSTLSNYKDIRTTHTDLEWEIDWDRKVFGGNAVVSLEATADKVDEVILDTSFLDVKGVEIAGKAAEWSLDNHIEVMGQALHVKLPKALTKGETVDITVVYSTTPQCTAVGWLNPNQTKSGKYPYLYSQSQAIHGRSMIPCQDTPAIKATYASRVTSTLPVLMSGLRQSPPPEAPLELGKKIEYVYDQPVAIPSYLIAIASGEVLYKAFADIKGRNWRTGVWTEPETMKAAYWEFEEDTAKQVATAEDLTSAYRFGVYDFLILPDSFPYGGMENCCLTFATPTLIAGDRSLVDVIAHEISHSWFGNSIGCASWGHFWLNEGWTTYLERLIIGKLQGEESRQLSFIIGRVGLKESLKGYENEPRFQRLLPDLKKHEDPDDAFSQVPYEKGSNFLLYLERTVGGLEHFLPYMKDYVKTFTNTSITTGQWRDHLFDFFGRQPAGEEYLRKLGQVDFDEWLHGDGLDLCVDVQYDESLAKPCNELAGRWEKALKGTDFSQFTAKDVAHFSSTQKTVFLDKLGEAAGAFTPAAAKALDQAYTLNNQDNAEIKLRFYKIVLKSGPEYAESAAEWVVTKGRMKFCRPIFRLLNEQAPELARNTFTEHAAFYHPIARKMIAKDLGIEL